One part of the Rutidosis leptorrhynchoides isolate AG116_Rl617_1_P2 chromosome 1, CSIRO_AGI_Rlap_v1, whole genome shotgun sequence genome encodes these proteins:
- the LOC139872917 gene encoding zinc finger CCCH domain-containing protein 1 has product MDEKQEQQQQKQEEVPKSEQAVCNFFRKPSRNKNIRKRGHEDKSDEQEEPSVVINKKKSVAPDNKLHFATASSKRSTTSEQQEADTKATVFQFDSSNEIQVQNDNRATATLETETDFSSDARAIRERVLKQATEALKGKGDNKGDDEKLYKGIHGYTDYKAGFRREQTVASEKAGGSHGPLRASAHIRVSARFDYQPDICKDYKETGYCGYGDSCKFMHDRGDYKSGWQMEKEWDEAEKIRKRRLATKGDDDEDDDDQEDIEDDEDGLPFACFICRRPFVDPVVTKCKHYFCEHCALKHHSKKKKCYVCDQPTLGIFNTAHEIRKRMNAEKK; this is encoded by the exons ATGGATGAAAAACAAGAACAACAGCAGCAGAAACAAGAAGAAGTACCAAAATCAGAACAAGCAGTGTGTAACTTTTTTCGTAAACCTTCCAGAAACAAAAATATACGAAAAAGAGGTCACGAAGACAAATCGGATGAACAAGAGGAACCATCTGTTGTGATTAACAAGAAAAAGTCTGTTGCACCAGATAATAAGTTGCATTTTGCTACTGCATCGTCTAAGCGATCTACTACATCAGAGCAACAAGAAGCAGATACAAAAGCAACGGTGTTTCAGTTCGATTCTTCGAATGAAATTCAAGTTCAGAATGATAATAGAGCGACTGCGACACTCGAAACCGAGACGGATTTCTCGAGCGATGCGAGGGCTATCAGGGAAAGAGTTCTTAAACAAGCGACTGAGGCTTTAAAAGGGAAGGGTGATAATAAGGGTGATGATGAGAAGTTGTATAAAGGTATTCATGGGTATACGGATTATAAGGCCGGTTTTAGAAGAGAACAAACGGTTGCTAGTGAGAAAGCGGGCGGGTCACATGGACCTTTGAGAGCTTCTGCACATATTAGGGTTTCTGCAAGATTTGATTATCAGCCAGATATTTGTAAGGATTATAAGGAGACAGGGTATTGTGGGTATGGTGATTCATGTAAGTTTATGCATGATCGTGGGGATTACAAGTCGGGATGGCAGATGGAGAAAGAGTGGGATGAAGCTGAAAAAATACGAAAGAGGAGATTGGCTACGAaaggtgatgatgatgaagatgatgatgatcagGAAGATATTGAGGATGATGAAGATGGACTTCCGTTTGCCTGTTTTATCTGTCGGCGTCCGTTTGTTGACCCTGTTGTGACTAAATGCAAGCATTATTTCTGTGAGCATTGTGCCTTAAAG CATCATTCCAAGAAGAAAAAATGCTACGTGTGCGACCAGCCTACTCTTGGGATATTCAACACTGCACATGAAATACGAAAGAGGATGAATGCTGAAAAGAAATAA